In one Neobacillus sp. CF12 genomic region, the following are encoded:
- the menH gene encoding 2-succinyl-6-hydroxy-2,4-cyclohexadiene-1-carboxylate synthase, which produces MQVKINNLDFHVEVCGEGFPLLLLHGFTGDSSTWTPFCPIWGKHSRLIIPDIIGHGKTASPDEIKYYQMESVASDLIRLLDLLEIDQIDLLGYSMGGRLALTLAILYPERVRKLILESASPGLKTDEERMQRRMKDGELANFINEQGIKSFVDHWEAIPLFSTMGTLPSPVKKSIREQRLSNNTRGLANSLLGMGTGSQPSWWEKLFLLHCEVLLLTGDKDEKFCKIAEKMLQKMKKASWIVINQSGHAIHVEQKEKFGTIVSDFLSIKN; this is translated from the coding sequence ATGCAGGTGAAAATTAACAATTTAGATTTTCATGTCGAAGTGTGCGGCGAAGGATTTCCATTACTTTTATTACATGGCTTTACTGGAGATTCTTCCACATGGACACCTTTCTGTCCGATTTGGGGAAAGCATTCAAGATTAATTATCCCAGACATTATCGGACATGGAAAAACAGCATCACCAGATGAGATAAAATATTATCAAATGGAATCAGTAGCTAGTGATTTAATAAGGCTGCTAGACCTGCTAGAAATAGACCAAATCGATTTACTAGGGTATTCAATGGGCGGCAGGCTTGCTCTGACCTTAGCCATTCTATATCCTGAGAGAGTCCGAAAGCTTATATTAGAAAGTGCGTCTCCAGGGCTGAAGACGGACGAAGAAAGAATGCAACGCCGTATGAAAGACGGAGAACTAGCAAACTTTATAAATGAGCAAGGAATTAAATCCTTCGTAGACCACTGGGAAGCAATACCACTCTTCTCAACCATGGGTACTCTCCCTAGTCCAGTTAAAAAATCAATTAGGGAACAACGCTTATCCAATAATACTAGGGGTCTTGCTAATAGTTTGTTAGGGATGGGAACAGGATCTCAGCCTTCTTGGTGGGAAAAGTTGTTTTTACTTCATTGTGAAGTGTTACTGTTAACAGGAGATAAGGATGAAAAATTCTGTAAAATCGCCGAAAAAATGCTACAAAAAATGAAAAAAGCTTCATGGATTGTAATTAATCAAAGTGGTCATGCAATTCATGTGGAACAAAAAGAAAAATTTGGTACAATAGTAAGTGACTTTTTGTCAATAAAAAACTAG
- the menB gene encoding 1,4-dihydroxy-2-naphthoyl-CoA synthase — protein sequence MTVEWVAGRKYEEILYETYNGIAKITINRPHVHNAFTPRTVMELIDAFAYARDDSNVGVIVLTGAGDKAFCSGGDQKVRGHGGYVGEDQIPRLNVLDLQRLIRVIPKPVIAMVKGYAIGGGHVLHVVCDLTIAADNAVFGQTGPNVGSFDAGYGSGYLARIIGHKKAREIWFLCRQYNAQEALDMGLVNTVVPLERVEEETIQWCNEILEKSPTALRFLKAAMNADTDGLAGLQQFAGDATLLYYTTEEAKEGRDAFKEKRKPDFGQFPRFP from the coding sequence TTGACAGTTGAATGGGTAGCAGGACGTAAATATGAAGAAATTCTATATGAAACATATAACGGAATCGCGAAAATCACGATTAATCGCCCACATGTACATAATGCATTCACACCAAGAACCGTAATGGAATTAATCGACGCTTTTGCCTATGCGCGTGATGATTCTAATGTAGGCGTTATCGTATTAACAGGAGCTGGAGATAAGGCATTTTGTTCAGGCGGTGACCAAAAAGTACGTGGACATGGCGGATATGTGGGTGAAGACCAAATCCCACGTTTAAATGTCCTTGATCTTCAACGCTTAATTCGTGTTATTCCAAAACCAGTTATTGCAATGGTTAAGGGATATGCAATTGGCGGGGGACATGTTTTACACGTTGTCTGCGATTTAACAATTGCAGCAGACAATGCAGTATTTGGACAAACAGGTCCGAATGTAGGAAGCTTTGATGCTGGTTATGGATCAGGGTATCTTGCAAGAATTATTGGTCATAAAAAGGCTCGTGAAATATGGTTCCTATGCCGTCAATATAATGCACAGGAAGCACTTGATATGGGCTTAGTTAATACAGTCGTTCCACTTGAAAGAGTGGAAGAAGAGACTATTCAATGGTGTAATGAAATTCTAGAAAAAAGCCCAACCGCTCTTCGTTTCTTGAAGGCTGCAATGAATGCTGATACAGATGGATTAGCAGGCCTTCAACAATTTGCAGGCGATGCTACATTGCTTTACTATACAACAGAAGAAGCCAAAGAAGGCCGTGACGCATTTAAAGAAAAGCGTAAGCCAGATTTCGGTCAATTCCCTCGTTTCCCTTGA
- a CDS encoding o-succinylbenzoate--CoA ligase, whose protein sequence is MHETMPNFLKKRAFLTPDRTAVYFNEETISFKELYDQSSQTAGKLQALGVQKDQFIGVLLRNHLDTIVILFALQLVGIKAVILNNRLAAKELVWQLNDSGAVTLILEEDFYEIKGEISIPSITKEELFAVQADFTEIQEEINLSDICTIMYTSGTTGNPKGVLQTYGNHWWSAVGSALNLGYTESDRWLCSVPLFHISGYSILMRSVIYGMPIILHPTFDANQAIEDIKTKQVTIMSVVGTMLSRIVENLKNAQLPDYFRGMLLGGGPAPLPLLQACMEKGIPVFQTYGMTETASQIVTLAPEYSISKLGSAGKPLFQAEYKILLEDGQTAAPREAGEIVVKGPNVTPGYLNRPEATKEKFNEGWFQTGDIGYSDEEGFLFVLDRRSDLIISGGENVYPAEIESVLLSHPDVFDVGVTGLQDETWGQVPVAFIVRKDGARVTGNQLQQYCLDHLAKYKVPRTFHFTESLPRNASKKLLRRKLTELVSEDGVSE, encoded by the coding sequence ATGCATGAAACCATGCCTAACTTCCTGAAGAAAAGAGCATTTCTGACACCTGATAGAACGGCAGTTTATTTTAATGAAGAGACAATATCTTTTAAAGAATTATATGATCAATCCTCTCAAACTGCTGGAAAACTCCAAGCTTTAGGAGTACAAAAAGATCAATTTATAGGTGTATTACTTAGAAATCATTTAGATACAATCGTTATTTTATTTGCACTTCAATTAGTAGGGATTAAGGCAGTAATTTTAAATAATCGACTAGCAGCAAAAGAATTAGTATGGCAGTTAAATGATTCAGGGGCAGTAACGTTAATTCTAGAAGAAGACTTTTATGAGATAAAGGGAGAAATCAGCATACCCAGTATTACAAAAGAAGAGTTGTTCGCAGTACAAGCGGATTTTACCGAAATACAGGAAGAAATAAATTTATCGGACATTTGTACGATTATGTATACATCTGGTACAACGGGAAATCCAAAAGGCGTTTTACAGACTTATGGAAACCATTGGTGGAGTGCGGTTGGTTCTGCTTTGAACCTCGGATATACCGAAAGTGACCGTTGGTTATGTAGTGTTCCTTTATTTCATATTAGTGGCTATTCAATATTAATGCGGAGTGTTATTTATGGAATGCCGATTATTTTGCATCCTACATTTGATGCGAATCAAGCAATAGAAGATATTAAAACGAAACAGGTTACCATCATGTCTGTAGTTGGAACCATGCTATCTAGGATTGTTGAAAATCTAAAAAATGCACAACTTCCGGACTATTTCCGTGGCATGCTGCTAGGAGGTGGTCCTGCGCCATTACCGCTTTTACAGGCATGTATGGAAAAAGGGATTCCTGTTTTTCAAACCTATGGGATGACAGAGACAGCCTCACAAATCGTAACTCTTGCACCAGAATACAGCATTTCAAAACTAGGTTCAGCAGGTAAACCATTGTTTCAAGCTGAATATAAGATTCTTTTAGAGGATGGACAAACTGCAGCACCAAGAGAAGCCGGTGAAATTGTTGTAAAGGGGCCAAACGTCACACCGGGTTATTTAAACCGACCGGAAGCCACAAAGGAGAAATTTAATGAGGGTTGGTTTCAAACTGGGGATATTGGCTATTCGGACGAAGAAGGCTTTTTATTCGTTCTAGACCGGCGTTCGGATCTCATCATTTCAGGTGGAGAAAACGTATACCCGGCTGAAATTGAATCTGTTTTATTATCACATCCAGACGTATTTGATGTGGGTGTCACAGGTTTACAAGATGAAACTTGGGGACAAGTACCCGTTGCCTTTATTGTGCGAAAAGACGGTGCACGAGTTACTGGAAACCAACTTCAACAATACTGTTTAGATCATTTGGCTAAATACAAAGTACCAAGAACCTTTCACTTTACTGAAAGCCTTCCGAGAAACGCTTCGAAAAAGCTGTTGCGCAGGAAGTTAACTGAATTGGTAAGTGAAGATGGGGTTAGCGAATGA
- the menC gene encoding o-succinylbenzoate synthase, protein MNITEIRLNVVSMPLKSPFYTHLGTVTDREGIILEVIDSDGVSGFGEGVAFSTPWYTEETVKTSLHMITDVLIPLLMTAAIKQPEDTVRLFQSVKRNNMAKAGLEMAIWDLYAKRNSQSLSSIIGGTRGKVASGVVIAADSPNRSLKQIETYLEEGYQRFKVKINPQMDYSLLAEIRRHFPELPLMADANSAYTLTDINRLKSLDDFNLLMIEQPLASDDIIEHSFLQKELNTSICLDESIVSFEDAKNAVELGSCKIINIKAGRVGGLFEAKRIHDYCHDKGIEVWCGGMIEFGISRAHNIALASLPGFTIPGDISASSRFWEEDIITPEVTIENGYVAVPDTPGIGVAINKKRLQETTVLEKVFKFQ, encoded by the coding sequence ATGAATATTACAGAGATTCGACTTAATGTGGTAAGTATGCCGTTGAAATCCCCCTTTTACACACACTTAGGTACAGTAACGGATCGAGAGGGGATAATCCTAGAGGTAATTGATTCAGATGGAGTGTCAGGATTTGGAGAGGGCGTAGCCTTTTCAACTCCTTGGTACACCGAAGAGACTGTCAAGACTAGTTTACATATGATAACTGATGTATTGATCCCTTTGCTTATGACAGCCGCAATTAAACAACCTGAAGACACAGTTCGATTATTTCAGTCAGTAAAAAGAAATAATATGGCCAAGGCAGGATTAGAGATGGCGATTTGGGATTTGTACGCAAAAAGGAATTCTCAATCCCTGTCTTCTATTATTGGAGGAACAAGAGGAAAAGTTGCTTCAGGTGTTGTAATTGCAGCTGATTCACCAAACCGGTCTCTTAAACAGATCGAAACGTATCTTGAAGAAGGATATCAACGGTTCAAAGTTAAAATTAATCCACAGATGGATTATTCCTTACTAGCAGAGATTCGCCGCCATTTTCCAGAACTTCCATTAATGGCAGATGCAAATTCAGCTTATACATTAACAGACATTAATCGATTAAAATCACTCGATGACTTTAATCTATTAATGATTGAGCAGCCATTGGCAAGTGACGATATCATTGAACATTCATTCCTTCAAAAAGAACTAAATACATCCATCTGTTTAGATGAGAGTATTGTAAGTTTTGAGGATGCGAAAAATGCGGTTGAACTTGGGAGTTGTAAAATTATTAATATTAAAGCGGGAAGAGTAGGAGGATTGTTTGAAGCAAAAAGAATCCATGATTATTGCCATGATAAGGGCATTGAGGTTTGGTGTGGGGGAATGATTGAATTTGGAATTTCTCGTGCCCATAATATTGCTCTTGCTTCACTTCCAGGTTTTACGATTCCCGGCGATATTTCCGCTTCCAGTCGATTTTGGGAGGAAGATATCATTACTCCCGAGGTTACGATTGAAAATGGGTATGTGGCAGTACCAGACACTCCAGGTATCGGAGTTGCTATCAATAAAAAAAGGCTGCAAGAGACTACAGTGCTAGAGAAAGTATTTAAATTTCAATAA
- a CDS encoding DUF1540 domain-containing protein, whose amino-acid sequence MAQDVLCEVNNCSYWAKGNKCSAESIYVVSHKGKTADNSQETDCKTFEPSDI is encoded by the coding sequence ATGGCACAGGATGTATTATGTGAAGTAAACAACTGCTCTTATTGGGCCAAAGGAAATAAATGCAGTGCTGAAAGTATTTATGTCGTCAGCCATAAAGGAAAAACAGCTGATAATAGTCAAGAAACGGATTGTAAAACCTTCGAACCTTCAGATATATAG
- a CDS encoding zinc ABC transporter substrate-binding protein: MKKIILFTLFILVSGLVLSGCSGESNQPKKQKDELTIYTTVFPLQYFTQRIGGKFVNVNTIYPPGADEHTFEPSQKDMIKLADSDLFFYIGLGLEGFVEKTKGSLRNENVSLVPTAENLNLESTEEHADHEEEENHDHGDINPHVWLDPIYSKEMASVIRDSLVEKMPENKEVFDQNFQQLANELDQLNSEFESTINNAKHKDFLVTHAAFSYWEHRYGLEEISISGLSTTNEPTQRELEKIITLADELGLHYILFEQNVQSKLAEIVQEEIGASALPVHNLGILTKENIEDNETYFSLMEQNLKSLKTALNY, from the coding sequence ATGAAAAAGATCATTCTCTTTACTCTATTTATTTTAGTTAGCGGCTTGGTACTGTCTGGATGCAGTGGAGAAAGTAACCAACCGAAAAAACAGAAAGATGAGTTAACCATTTACACGACCGTATTCCCTCTCCAATATTTTACGCAGCGGATTGGAGGTAAATTCGTTAATGTAAATACCATTTACCCGCCAGGAGCAGATGAGCATACCTTTGAACCATCCCAAAAAGATATGATTAAATTGGCCGATTCAGACTTATTTTTCTATATCGGTTTAGGGTTAGAAGGTTTTGTTGAAAAGACAAAGGGATCATTAAGAAATGAAAACGTCTCACTCGTTCCAACTGCTGAGAACTTGAATTTGGAATCTACAGAAGAACATGCTGATCATGAAGAGGAAGAGAATCATGACCACGGAGATATTAATCCACATGTATGGCTTGATCCCATCTATTCTAAAGAAATGGCATCTGTTATAAGAGATTCTTTAGTTGAAAAAATGCCCGAGAATAAGGAAGTCTTTGACCAAAATTTTCAGCAACTAGCGAATGAGTTAGATCAATTAAATTCAGAATTTGAAAGTACAATTAACAACGCAAAACACAAAGATTTCCTTGTAACTCATGCTGCATTTAGTTATTGGGAGCATAGGTATGGTTTAGAAGAAATTAGCATTTCTGGTTTATCAACAACGAATGAACCAACACAAAGAGAATTAGAAAAAATTATCACTCTTGCGGATGAACTAGGCCTCCATTATATTCTTTTTGAACAAAACGTCCAATCAAAATTAGCCGAAATTGTTCAGGAGGAAATTGGTGCAAGTGCTTTACCAGTCCATAATTTAGGGATCTTAACAAAAGAAAATATTGAGGATAATGAAACATACTTTTCACTAATGGAACAGAACTTAAAGTCACTTAAAACCGCCTTAAACTATTAA
- a CDS encoding carbonic anhydrase has product MSLLNEILDYNQKFVESREYEKYETTKFPNKKTVILTCMDTRLLELLPKALNLNNGDVKTIKNAGALVSHPFGSIMRSILIAVYQLQAEEVLVIAHHDCGMSGLKADPVIESMMSRGVTGETIDTLTYSGINIKEWLHGFDNVTESVEHSVGVIRNHPLMPEGVPVHGLVIDPKTGKLDLVVDGYQV; this is encoded by the coding sequence ATGTCATTATTGAATGAAATACTTGATTACAATCAAAAATTTGTTGAAAGTCGTGAATATGAAAAATATGAAACAACAAAATTCCCAAATAAAAAGACGGTCATTTTAACTTGTATGGATACAAGATTATTGGAGTTATTGCCTAAGGCTTTGAATTTAAATAACGGGGACGTAAAGACCATTAAAAATGCTGGGGCACTTGTATCTCATCCATTCGGAAGTATTATGAGGAGTATTCTTATCGCTGTATACCAACTTCAAGCAGAAGAAGTCTTAGTCATTGCTCACCACGATTGTGGAATGAGTGGATTAAAAGCGGATCCAGTAATTGAAAGTATGATGAGCCGTGGTGTAACGGGTGAAACCATTGACACCCTTACCTATTCTGGGATCAATATAAAAGAATGGTTACATGGATTCGATAATGTTACAGAAAGCGTTGAACACAGTGTTGGGGTAATAAGAAACCACCCATTAATGCCAGAAGGCGTTCCAGTTCACGGATTAGTCATTGATCCAAAGACAGGAAAACTTGACCTTGTTGTTGATGGGTATCAAGTTTAA
- the yidD gene encoding membrane protein insertion efficiency factor YidD, translating to MLKRIFIWIIRFYQVVISPIKPPSCRFYPTCSHYGLEAVNRFGALKGGWLTVKRILKCHPFHPGGIDPVPEKKEG from the coding sequence ATGTTAAAAAGAATTTTTATTTGGATTATACGCTTTTACCAAGTTGTAATTTCACCGATTAAACCACCTAGCTGTCGTTTCTATCCTACCTGTTCACATTATGGCTTAGAAGCTGTTAACCGGTTTGGAGCTTTAAAGGGCGGCTGGCTAACAGTAAAAAGAATTCTTAAATGCCATCCCTTTCATCCAGGTGGCATTGATCCGGTGCCCGAGAAAAAAGAGGGTTAA
- a CDS encoding S-ribosylhomocysteine lyase: MPSVESFDLDHNAVKAPYVRHCGVHKVGTDGIVNKYDIRFCQPNKQAMKPDVIHTLEHLLAFNLRAHVEKYNHFDIIDISPMGCQTGYYLVVSGEPKVEEIIDLLEDTMKTAVEITEIPAANERQCGQAKLHDLEGAKRLMRFWLEQSKEDLKQVFA, translated from the coding sequence ATGCCTTCAGTAGAAAGCTTTGATTTAGATCATAATGCCGTGAAAGCCCCTTATGTAAGACATTGTGGTGTCCATAAGGTAGGAACAGACGGAATTGTTAATAAATATGATATCCGTTTCTGCCAGCCGAATAAACAAGCAATGAAGCCAGATGTTATCCATACATTAGAACATTTGCTAGCCTTTAATCTCCGTGCCCACGTAGAGAAATATAATCATTTCGATATTATTGATATTTCACCGATGGGATGTCAAACAGGCTACTATTTGGTTGTCAGTGGCGAACCGAAGGTTGAAGAAATCATCGACCTTCTCGAAGATACGATGAAAACTGCAGTTGAGATAACTGAGATTCCAGCAGCAAATGAAAGACAATGCGGACAAGCAAAGCTTCACGATTTAGAAGGTGCAAAACGTTTAATGCGTTTTTGGCTTGAGCAAAGTAAAGAAGATTTAAAACAAGTTTTTGCATAA
- the ytzI gene encoding YtzI protein, with translation MYTILVVSIIIVIVVLLLAVITTSKAYSFKHTVDPLDDNPYVDNAKNVDDEKQ, from the coding sequence ATGTATACGATATTGGTGGTAAGCATCATTATTGTTATCGTTGTTCTATTGCTGGCTGTTATTACCACATCAAAAGCCTATTCATTTAAACATACAGTCGATCCACTTGATGATAATCCTTACGTAGATAACGCGAAGAATGTGGATGACGAAAAGCAATAA
- a CDS encoding DUF6154 family protein: MRLVDELFQMYRDKLTGDEEDIDMLAFAFLEEMSHEDLLHLIKEMDKQELYDLMGLYLIESLKGKFAQEEYGQQRTHTYYPRNIH, encoded by the coding sequence ATGAGGTTAGTTGACGAGTTATTTCAAATGTATCGAGATAAGCTGACAGGTGATGAAGAGGATATTGATATGTTAGCATTCGCCTTCTTAGAAGAAATGTCACATGAGGACCTTCTCCATCTGATTAAAGAGATGGATAAACAAGAATTATATGATTTAATGGGGCTTTATTTAATTGAGAGCTTGAAAGGAAAGTTTGCCCAAGAAGAGTACGGACAACAGCGCACCCATACTTACTATCCAAGAAATATCCACTGA
- a CDS encoding hydrolase, translating into MDEQKKTYYIDVGHGQISQSSTASTWSFKIQANDEEITQLRELFDQNYSTEWQNFFRAHVPYVQYHYDRENDAYDNTIEQVYGMIYKLGDDEAKNHIESMNILPKES; encoded by the coding sequence ATGGATGAGCAAAAAAAGACCTATTATATAGATGTTGGGCATGGGCAAATTTCTCAAAGTTCAACAGCTTCTACTTGGAGTTTTAAAATTCAAGCCAATGATGAGGAAATCACACAGTTAAGAGAGCTATTTGATCAAAACTATTCAACAGAATGGCAAAACTTTTTTAGAGCCCATGTTCCATATGTTCAATATCATTATGACCGTGAAAACGACGCATATGACAATACCATTGAACAAGTATATGGCATGATATACAAACTGGGTGATGATGAAGCAAAAAATCATATTGAATCCATGAATATCTTGCCTAAAGAAAGTTGA
- the ytkD gene encoding RNA deprotection pyrophosphohydrolase gives MKEFLDVFGKKVELAFSTNAFQQAAQHVLVICQYKGSWYLTNHIIRGLEFPGGKVEKGESLKEAACREVYEETGATVDELFQIAEYKVSDENESFVKAVFWGTIKKISTKTNYYETKGPVVVEGDILQLRFGNEYSFIMKDEVIPECIKYIDMHQLKKE, from the coding sequence ATGAAAGAATTTCTAGATGTATTTGGGAAAAAGGTGGAATTAGCATTTTCAACCAATGCATTCCAGCAGGCAGCACAGCATGTGCTTGTTATTTGTCAGTATAAGGGTAGTTGGTATTTAACGAATCATATAATTCGTGGTCTAGAATTTCCAGGAGGAAAAGTGGAAAAAGGAGAATCCCTTAAAGAGGCTGCTTGCCGAGAGGTATATGAGGAAACAGGTGCAACGGTAGATGAACTGTTCCAAATCGCTGAATATAAAGTTAGTGACGAAAATGAATCATTCGTGAAAGCTGTTTTTTGGGGCACAATAAAAAAGATAAGTACAAAAACCAACTATTACGAAACGAAGGGTCCTGTTGTTGTTGAGGGAGATATATTGCAATTAAGGTTTGGGAATGAGTACAGTTTTATCATGAAGGATGAAGTGATACCAGAGTGTATAAAATATATAGATATGCACCAATTAAAAAAAGAATAG
- a CDS encoding ABC transporter permease: MSQGKNNVNLLHKNYLHSLTIEKRWVRFYQLVIFILFFSGWEFSSQQRWIDPLLFSSPSKIWNLFLEKFQDGSLLSNLGVTLTETVFGFILGTLLGTLLAALLWWSPMLSKIIDPYLVILNAMPKVALGPILIVALGPGYLSIIAMGAIISVIITTLVVYTSFKEVDSNYLKVLQTFGASRFQCFKEAILPASFPTIISTLKVNVGLSWVGVIVGEFLVSSRGLGYLIIYGFQVFNFTLVFLSLMVIAVVATIMYQLVELLEKKLIKE; this comes from the coding sequence TTGAGTCAAGGAAAGAATAATGTGAACCTCCTCCATAAAAATTATTTACACTCACTAACAATTGAAAAAAGATGGGTTCGTTTTTATCAGTTGGTCATTTTCATCCTCTTTTTTTCTGGTTGGGAGTTTTCCAGTCAACAACGGTGGATAGACCCGCTTCTGTTCAGTTCCCCATCTAAAATTTGGAATTTGTTTTTAGAAAAATTTCAAGATGGATCTTTACTTTCCAATCTTGGTGTAACCTTAACCGAAACCGTTTTTGGTTTTATATTAGGTACACTGCTTGGAACCCTACTGGCCGCTTTACTTTGGTGGTCACCGATGCTTTCAAAAATTATTGACCCATACCTGGTTATTCTAAATGCGATGCCAAAGGTAGCTTTGGGACCTATTCTAATTGTTGCCCTTGGTCCTGGATATCTATCAATTATTGCAATGGGTGCCATTATCTCGGTTATTATTACCACACTTGTCGTTTATACATCATTTAAAGAAGTTGACTCAAACTATTTAAAAGTCCTTCAAACCTTTGGTGCATCACGATTTCAGTGTTTCAAAGAAGCGATTCTCCCTGCCAGCTTTCCTACGATTATTTCAACCTTAAAGGTAAATGTTGGTTTATCATGGGTAGGAGTAATTGTTGGTGAATTTTTAGTTTCTTCTAGAGGACTGGGATACTTGATTATTTACGGATTCCAAGTATTCAATTTCACACTGGTCTTTTTATCGCTAATGGTGATTGCAGTCGTTGCAACGATTATGTATCAACTTGTTGAGCTATTAGAGAAAAAACTTATCAAGGAGTAG
- a CDS encoding ABC transporter ATP-binding protein, giving the protein MSFLAIKNVHHTYFTKASAATALSDITLQVEEGEFVSFLGPSGCGKTTLLSIIAGLIKPTQGTILLENKPISGLKNQIGYMLQQDYLFPWKTIEENILLGLKLSNQLNIETKSAALDLLKQMGLSGIEKQLPKQLSGGMRQRAALVRTLATEPKLLMLDEPFSALDYQTKLKLEDLVSNTLDVFGKTAILVTHDIGEAIAMSDRVVLFSPSPGRVHKVIQMPNELRSLSPFNARNHETFSSIFQTIWKELESLESRKE; this is encoded by the coding sequence ATGAGTTTTTTAGCCATTAAGAATGTTCATCACACTTATTTCACTAAAGCCTCTGCAGCCACGGCCCTCTCGGATATTACTTTGCAAGTTGAGGAAGGGGAATTTGTTTCCTTCCTCGGCCCAAGCGGCTGTGGCAAAACAACATTGCTATCTATTATTGCCGGGTTAATAAAGCCTACCCAAGGAACTATTTTACTTGAAAACAAACCAATATCAGGTTTGAAAAATCAAATCGGCTATATGCTTCAGCAGGATTATCTATTCCCATGGAAAACGATAGAAGAAAATATACTTCTTGGCTTAAAGTTATCCAATCAATTGAATATTGAAACCAAATCAGCTGCTTTAGACCTTTTAAAGCAAATGGGTTTAAGTGGCATTGAGAAGCAACTGCCTAAGCAGCTCTCAGGGGGCATGAGACAGCGTGCTGCTCTTGTAAGGACACTTGCAACAGAACCTAAACTGCTTATGCTGGATGAACCATTTTCAGCATTAGATTATCAAACCAAATTAAAGCTGGAGGATCTAGTATCGAATACACTGGACGTATTCGGGAAAACAGCTATCCTCGTCACACACGATATTGGTGAAGCTATTGCTATGAGCGATCGGGTTGTGCTCTTTTCACCAAGTCCTGGCAGGGTCCATAAAGTAATTCAAATGCCAAATGAACTAAGAAGTTTGTCACCTTTTAACGCAAGAAACCATGAGACATTTTCTAGTATCTTTCAAACGATATGGAAGGAGTTGGAATCACTTGAGTCAAGGAAAGAATAA